From the Falsibacillus albus genome, one window contains:
- a CDS encoding MotE family protein, whose amino-acid sequence MGKTAEREIQNGSGRFQKFLLIVVIPILFAIAVALIVMTVSGINVFEKGMEIGQKIPFISKMMPNDQQNDIKAYENKVVGLEAEIKDKEAKISQLQNQIDSQDSEKEKLVLEQQRLNDEIDELKQVQADNKKAYKEIVSTYESMSPKSAAPIIEKMKEEDAVKLLSKISNESLAQILAKMPPDQAAKYTEKLTAIQAN is encoded by the coding sequence ATGGGGAAAACAGCTGAAAGAGAAATTCAGAATGGAAGCGGACGATTTCAAAAATTCCTCTTGATCGTTGTCATCCCAATCCTTTTTGCCATTGCAGTTGCCTTGATCGTCATGACGGTTTCAGGAATAAATGTATTTGAAAAAGGAATGGAAATCGGTCAGAAAATTCCATTCATCTCAAAGATGATGCCAAATGATCAGCAAAATGATATCAAAGCATATGAAAACAAGGTAGTTGGATTAGAAGCGGAGATCAAAGATAAAGAAGCGAAAATTTCCCAGCTTCAAAATCAAATCGACTCCCAGGATTCTGAAAAAGAGAAACTTGTGCTTGAACAGCAGCGGTTGAATGATGAAATTGATGAACTGAAGCAAGTGCAAGCCGACAATAAAAAGGCATACAAGGAAATCGTCAGCACATACGAAAGCATGTCGCCGAAGAGTGCTGCTCCAATCATCGAAAAAATGAAGGAAGAGGATGCAGTGAAACTCCTCTCAAAAATCAGCAATGAATCATTGGCACAGATTTTGGCTAAGATGCCTCCCGATCAAGCTGCAAAATATACAGAGAAGCTCACAGCCATTCAAGCGAATTAA
- a CDS encoding flagellar hook-length control protein FliK, which yields MNVAGLMLSTSPNRAANGGPTGDVKVGSGFRNILGALNQHVNGGQEPQQEGINLEDLEKLLVFLNQPSASLPQADPEADKKDMTLSEISTALGLTKEGLLKSIKELFGKTSQLKGANNKADTKAEGNEDPIQMLLVLLQQISNLPKASFKQLPPQSLANVLKAAKVFESLSASKDLNIDGIKKLVDAKEGINKIKNTMTTILANPQKTDAKSVLKSSFAQMMATGTLKDASNVSQKQTAVKTEGRMDTSFQPNMSKIEQFVIFAGKDSKTPSFDSFVKQFSDILSKSQLTQLPNGNKLLIKLYPEHLGSLRIELLQQDGKMTATMLASTSSAKDLLENNLSHLKAAFHQQNINVDKVEIMTSANESQRFDRQNQQQSSQQEQPKDEQNGHAINDPEEMGFAEELSELLTNTTN from the coding sequence ATGAATGTAGCAGGATTGATGCTTTCAACCTCTCCAAACAGAGCTGCAAATGGCGGTCCTACTGGAGATGTAAAGGTTGGAAGTGGTTTTAGGAACATTCTGGGAGCCCTAAATCAACATGTAAATGGCGGCCAGGAGCCTCAACAGGAAGGGATCAACTTGGAGGACTTGGAGAAGCTGCTTGTATTTTTAAATCAGCCGTCAGCGTCATTACCACAAGCTGATCCTGAAGCGGATAAAAAAGACATGACTTTGTCGGAAATTAGTACTGCCTTGGGTTTAACAAAGGAAGGTTTGTTAAAGAGCATAAAGGAATTGTTCGGGAAAACCTCTCAATTAAAGGGTGCCAACAACAAAGCAGATACAAAAGCTGAGGGAAACGAGGACCCAATCCAAATGCTCCTTGTACTTTTGCAGCAAATATCCAATCTGCCGAAAGCGTCATTTAAACAGCTGCCGCCGCAGAGTTTGGCAAATGTCTTAAAGGCGGCAAAGGTCTTCGAATCGTTGAGTGCATCAAAGGATTTAAACATTGATGGCATTAAGAAACTGGTTGATGCAAAAGAGGGGATCAACAAAATTAAAAACACGATGACAACTATATTGGCAAATCCACAAAAAACAGATGCGAAGAGCGTGTTGAAAAGTTCGTTTGCACAAATGATGGCAACAGGGACATTAAAGGATGCATCGAACGTTTCGCAAAAGCAGACTGCGGTGAAAACGGAGGGGAGGATGGACACTTCCTTTCAGCCGAATATGTCGAAGATTGAACAGTTTGTCATCTTTGCCGGCAAGGATTCCAAGACGCCAAGCTTCGATTCGTTTGTCAAGCAGTTCAGTGACATCCTATCGAAATCGCAGCTGACTCAATTGCCGAATGGAAATAAGCTGTTGATCAAGCTATATCCAGAACATTTAGGTTCATTGAGAATCGAATTGCTTCAGCAGGATGGGAAAATGACGGCAACGATGCTCGCATCCACCAGCTCGGCAAAGGATTTACTTGAAAATAACTTATCCCATTTGAAAGCCGCATTCCACCAGCAAAATATCAACGTTGATAAAGTAGAAATCATGACAAGTGCGAACGAATCCCAAAGGTTTGACCGTCAGAATCAGCAGCAGTCCTCTCAGCAGGAGCAGCCGAAGGATGAACAGAACGGGCATGCGATTAACGATCCGGAAGAGATGGGGTTTGCGGAGGAATTAAGTGAATTACTAACCAATACAACGAATTAG